The Streptomyces sp. RKAG293 genome includes a region encoding these proteins:
- a CDS encoding DUF58 domain-containing protein, whose amino-acid sequence MPAADATARSGAGPLSATGWGTLLAGAALLAAGYGYGYGEAAALGLTCLAAVVTAVVWTVPKPQLAAERRIAPRKVGRGDRADGIVTLTNTGTRTRRGLRATDMCGDQPLTMDVPVLRAGGSQELHYALPTARRGRITVGPLRLERTDPLGLARRIRSYGSADTLVVRPRICLLPVLPSGKAHHVEGPTSDTADDGSLTFHALREYVLGDDLRRVHWRSTARTGTLMVRQMVDVSLPHTTLVLDTRPGAYVSDDDFELAVDAAASIAYAAARSNFPVHVLSEAGPILHTDGSGNDADALLDRLALIGRSDRKSAASAFDGLEHHRGGGSLVVVTGTGDTDGLTALGRVRRRFDRVTMLRTGQDMAAPDAQGVSSATVDVPQLHIASLDALLAGWRWEAVR is encoded by the coding sequence ATGCCCGCGGCCGACGCCACCGCCCGTTCGGGCGCCGGCCCGCTGTCCGCCACCGGCTGGGGCACCCTGCTGGCCGGTGCCGCCCTGCTGGCCGCCGGCTACGGGTACGGGTACGGAGAGGCCGCGGCGCTCGGGCTGACCTGCCTGGCCGCGGTCGTCACGGCCGTGGTCTGGACGGTGCCGAAGCCGCAACTGGCCGCGGAACGCCGGATCGCGCCGCGCAAGGTCGGCCGGGGCGACCGGGCGGACGGCATCGTCACGCTCACCAACACCGGCACCCGCACCCGGCGCGGGCTGCGCGCCACCGACATGTGCGGCGACCAGCCGCTCACCATGGACGTGCCGGTGCTGCGCGCGGGCGGCTCGCAGGAGCTGCACTACGCGCTGCCGACCGCCCGGCGGGGCAGGATCACCGTCGGCCCGCTGCGGCTGGAGCGCACCGACCCGCTCGGGCTCGCGCGCCGGATCCGTTCCTACGGCTCCGCCGACACCCTCGTCGTCCGGCCGCGCATCTGTCTGCTGCCGGTGCTGCCGTCCGGCAAGGCGCACCATGTCGAGGGCCCGACCTCGGACACCGCCGACGACGGGTCGCTGACCTTCCACGCGCTGCGTGAGTACGTGCTCGGCGACGATCTGCGCCGGGTGCACTGGCGGTCCACCGCCCGCACCGGCACGCTCATGGTGCGGCAGATGGTCGACGTGTCGCTGCCGCACACCACGCTGGTGCTGGACACCCGGCCCGGCGCGTACGTCTCGGACGACGACTTCGAGCTGGCCGTCGACGCGGCCGCGTCCATCGCGTACGCCGCCGCCCGCTCCAACTTCCCGGTGCACGTGCTCAGCGAGGCGGGCCCGATCCTGCACACCGACGGTTCCGGCAACGACGCCGACGCGCTCCTCGACCGGCTCGCGCTCATCGGCCGCTCCGACCGGAAGTCGGCCGCGTCGGCCTTCGACGGGCTGGAGCACCACCGGGGCGGCGGTTCGCTGGTCGTCGTCACCGGCACCGGCGACACCGACGGGCTGACGGCGCTCGGCCGGGTCAGACGGCGCTTCGACCGGGTGACGATGCTGCGCACCGGCCAGGACATGGCCGCGCCCGACGCGCAGGGCGTGTCCAGCGCCACCGTCGACGTACCGCAACTGCACATCGCGTCCCTGGACGCCCTGCTGGCCGGCTGGCGCTGGGAGGCGGTCCGTTGA
- a CDS encoding helix-turn-helix transcriptional regulator — MHLLCPVCEVCGTGLRDDPHPHGSAVLAGLRLIPDLTGREHEVLMSLRDGASNRELAEELGITERTVKLHVASLRFKLGGVSRLQLSLIALVHHARGGHARRCTSRPPTTVATQAPPASNTARSARPPGTSAGGTDPVGTRVRPPRAAAARRAGSVRYPSTTAVAPSRKRA, encoded by the coding sequence GTGCATCTGCTCTGCCCGGTGTGCGAGGTCTGCGGGACCGGACTACGCGACGATCCCCACCCCCACGGCAGCGCGGTCCTGGCGGGGCTGCGGCTGATCCCCGATCTGACGGGCCGTGAGCACGAGGTGCTGATGAGCCTGCGGGACGGCGCCTCGAACCGGGAGCTCGCCGAGGAACTCGGCATCACAGAACGTACGGTGAAACTGCACGTCGCGAGCCTGCGCTTCAAGCTCGGCGGCGTCTCACGGCTGCAACTCAGCCTGATCGCGCTGGTGCACCACGCCCGCGGCGGTCATGCCCGCCGGTGCACGAGCCGTCCGCCGACCACGGTGGCCACACAGGCGCCGCCGGCGTCGAACACCGCCAGGTCCGCCCGGCCGCCGGGAACGAGCGCGGGCGGCACGGATCCGGTGGGCACCCGCGTCAGACCGCCGCGGGCGGCGGCGGCCCGCAGGGCGGGATCCGTCAGATACCCGTCCACGACCGCTGTCGCCCCGAGCCGCAAGAGGGCGTGA
- a CDS encoding MoxR family ATPase, whose product MSVPPQYQQNDAVALFAQCFHALGDNIERVVKGKRDTVELALTCLFAEGHLLIEDVPGTGKTTLARCLAASIEANFARVQFTPDLLPSDITGVTIYRQNTGTFDFLPGPVFANIVLGDEINRASPKTQSAMLEVMEERRVTADGKTHPVPRPFMVLATQNSVDMGGTYALPEAQLDRFLMRVTVGYPDHASEVAVLTGSAANTSPDSLSTIATSHHIAEFIQVATQVQVAEQLYDYIVRVVAATRTLPDVRLGASPRGSVALLRAIRVRAASQSRGYALPEDVKALAVHVLAHRLILTPEAELSGRTGADVIAEVLATVPVPQAAGGARI is encoded by the coding sequence ATGAGCGTTCCCCCGCAGTACCAGCAGAACGACGCCGTCGCGCTCTTCGCCCAGTGCTTCCACGCGCTCGGGGACAACATCGAGCGGGTCGTCAAGGGCAAGCGCGACACCGTCGAGCTGGCGCTGACCTGCCTGTTCGCGGAGGGGCACCTGCTCATCGAGGACGTGCCGGGGACGGGCAAGACGACGCTGGCGCGCTGCCTGGCCGCGTCGATCGAGGCGAACTTCGCGCGGGTGCAGTTCACCCCGGACCTGCTGCCGTCCGACATCACCGGCGTGACGATCTACCGGCAGAACACCGGGACGTTCGACTTCCTGCCCGGCCCGGTCTTCGCGAACATCGTGCTCGGTGACGAGATCAACCGCGCCTCGCCCAAGACGCAGTCGGCGATGCTGGAGGTCATGGAGGAGCGCCGGGTCACCGCCGACGGCAAGACCCACCCGGTGCCGCGCCCCTTCATGGTGCTCGCCACGCAGAACTCCGTGGACATGGGCGGTACCTACGCGCTGCCCGAGGCGCAGCTGGACCGCTTCCTGATGCGCGTCACGGTCGGCTACCCGGACCACGCCTCGGAGGTCGCGGTGCTCACCGGCTCCGCCGCCAACACCTCGCCCGACTCCCTCTCGACGATCGCCACCTCGCACCACATCGCGGAGTTCATCCAGGTCGCGACGCAGGTGCAGGTCGCCGAGCAGCTCTACGACTACATCGTGCGGGTCGTCGCGGCGACCCGCACGCTGCCCGACGTCCGGCTGGGCGCGTCCCCGCGCGGATCCGTCGCGCTGCTGCGCGCCATCCGGGTGCGGGCCGCCTCCCAGTCGCGCGGCTACGCGCTGCCCGAGGACGTCAAGGCGCTCGCCGTGCACGTCCTCGCGCACCGGCTGATCCTGACCCCGGAGGCCGAGTTGAGCGGCCGTACCGGCGCGGACGTCATCGCCGAGGTGCTGGCGACGGTGCCGGTGCCGCAGGCGGCCGGCGGGGCGCGGATCTGA
- a CDS encoding peptidase inhibitor family I36 protein, with protein sequence MTHVDRTTLRRTLATTLALAALGTASLVCAGPADALGKDGNLEPGELGLYYAQNRTNLLFDLFYAGNNFAGDRYAANFSISPNDNTESYWNRDAQTWSVWTDAYRAGVHGWIPAYTWSNASTNFKNKISSANPG encoded by the coding sequence ATGACGCACGTCGACCGCACCACTCTCCGCCGCACTCTCGCCACGACCCTGGCCCTGGCCGCGCTCGGCACCGCCTCGCTCGTCTGCGCGGGACCGGCCGACGCGCTGGGCAAGGACGGCAACCTGGAGCCGGGCGAACTGGGCCTGTACTACGCCCAGAACCGCACCAACCTGCTGTTCGACCTGTTCTACGCGGGTAACAACTTCGCCGGTGACCGGTACGCCGCCAACTTCAGCATCTCGCCCAACGACAACACCGAGTCGTACTGGAACCGCGACGCGCAGACGTGGAGCGTCTGGACGGACGCGTACCGCGCCGGGGTGCACGGGTGGATCCCGGCGTACACGTGGAGCAACGCCAGCACCAACTTCAAGAACAAGATCTCGTCCGCCAACCCCGGCTGA
- a CDS encoding peptidoglycan-binding protein, translating into MADAPVLARRRIWVIAVAVGALALSGSAAGASLVIKSPAQAAAERAAPAPDLLTAPVERRVLKDSVILRGTVRAGQSVDVSPSVTAGEGAATPVVTKLLVAPRATVTDGKVLLEVSGRPVFALRGALPVYRDLKPGATGDDVAQLQRSLGELGHRSGDDPPGTFGPGTKAALTGFYASIGYDPLPAHADGGEALKAARDAVTAAERALQDAQDAQDEMDAANEPFLSPTGKPGTGGPTTGNPPAGNPPAGKPATSKAAKRAVQRAREDLGSARTDLAAVLATGGPMLPAAEVVYLDGFPARVDSIPAHVGSKVSGAAVMTVSAGALVVRGTLQEYQKGLVRPGQRVQILSEVSGVTAAATVASVATSVDGGQAQGQPSEEQQDQDQGQNQGQSQDRDQGGAAGPRGYPMVVRPDLPLDPQLAGQDVRLTVEAASTDGVALVVPVTAISAGADGRTVVTVVTVVAKGGAQRRVEVRPGTTGDGFVEVVPLGNGVLAEGDRVVTGVRDTSPGSPSKEASGSKDASGSKDASSGR; encoded by the coding sequence GTGGCTGACGCACCGGTCCTCGCACGGCGCCGGATCTGGGTGATCGCCGTCGCGGTGGGCGCGCTGGCGCTGTCGGGCTCGGCCGCCGGGGCGTCGCTGGTCATCAAGTCGCCCGCCCAGGCCGCAGCGGAGCGTGCGGCGCCGGCTCCCGACCTGCTGACCGCGCCGGTGGAGCGCCGGGTCCTCAAGGACTCGGTGATCCTGCGCGGCACGGTGCGGGCCGGCCAGTCGGTGGACGTCTCGCCCTCCGTCACGGCGGGGGAGGGCGCCGCCACACCGGTCGTGACGAAGCTGCTGGTGGCCCCCCGCGCGACGGTGACCGACGGCAAGGTGCTGCTGGAGGTGTCCGGGCGGCCGGTGTTCGCGCTGCGCGGCGCGCTGCCGGTGTACCGGGACCTGAAGCCCGGCGCGACCGGTGACGACGTCGCCCAACTGCAGCGCTCGCTCGGCGAACTGGGCCACCGGTCGGGCGACGACCCGCCCGGGACCTTCGGGCCCGGGACGAAGGCGGCGCTGACGGGGTTCTACGCCTCGATCGGCTACGACCCGCTGCCGGCCCACGCGGACGGCGGCGAGGCGCTGAAGGCGGCCCGGGACGCGGTGACCGCGGCCGAACGCGCCCTCCAGGACGCGCAGGACGCACAGGACGAGATGGACGCGGCGAACGAGCCGTTCCTGTCCCCGACAGGGAAGCCCGGCACCGGCGGCCCCACGACCGGCAATCCGCCGGCCGGCAATCCGCCGGCCGGGAAACCCGCCACCAGCAAGGCCGCGAAGCGCGCCGTGCAGCGGGCCCGGGAGGATCTCGGCAGCGCGCGGACGGACCTCGCCGCGGTCCTCGCCACCGGCGGGCCGATGCTGCCGGCCGCCGAAGTGGTCTACCTGGACGGCTTTCCGGCCCGGGTGGACTCCATACCCGCGCACGTGGGATCGAAGGTGTCGGGAGCCGCGGTCATGACCGTCTCGGCCGGCGCGCTGGTGGTGCGGGGCACGCTGCAGGAGTACCAGAAGGGCCTGGTACGGCCGGGGCAGCGGGTCCAGATCCTGTCGGAGGTCAGCGGGGTGACCGCGGCGGCGACGGTGGCCTCGGTCGCCACGTCCGTCGACGGCGGGCAGGCGCAGGGGCAGCCGTCGGAGGAGCAGCAGGACCAGGACCAGGGACAGAATCAGGGGCAGAGCCAGGACCGGGACCAGGGCGGGGCCGCCGGGCCGCGCGGATATCCGATGGTGGTCCGCCCCGACCTCCCGCTGGATCCACAACTCGCGGGTCAGGACGTCCGCCTGACCGTGGAGGCGGCCTCCACGGACGGGGTCGCGCTCGTCGTCCCCGTCACCGCGATCTCGGCGGGCGCGGACGGCCGCACGGTCGTCACGGTCGTCACGGTCGTCGCGAAGGGAGGCGCGCAGCGCCGGGTGGAGGTCAGACCGGGCACCACCGGGGACGGTTTCGTGGAGGTCGTCCCGCTGGGGAACGGCGTGCTCGCGGAAGGCGACCGGGTCGTCACCGGGGTCAGGGACACCTCCCCCGGAAGCCCGTCCAAGGAAGCGTCCGGCTCCAAGGACGCCTCCGGCTCCAAGGACGCGTCCAGTGGTCGCTGA
- a CDS encoding fibronectin type III domain-containing protein, with translation MRPTRNRSTGYLAIGAVGALIATSVAVGVGAAGSIPQLADIGAWLGSSGSGEAAHANGLTGDVDGKVKLPGMNGHSVTIAQDGRTVLVLDRKTGKVVRIDPSQLTAEQSTNYGTSGLQLVSGGTYAYVVDAAKGTVQRIDPALTTPTGDKVQLGPGLGTAAVDSQGTLWVPQPAKGTVVPFVNGAKSAEVKVAAPDHDLVLTLAQGRPVVTDRTDAVTKVLTVAGTQQTFNLQGGINDSAPLKILVPATTDSPMVPILASDSGALALVDVTSGQSINAKVPIQGHALGAPQVLGKKVYIPDGTTGSLLVYDTATSAFQDSVNVTRKPGNLELFVRNGLLWVNDQNNNSAAVINAGGDVHTIGKYTDKVPTARKKNDKPVEDNVPSSRPTHQAQQPTRPGKGQGGNTRPPTQAPATTPPPTQAPPATPTKNCAINWEAGCPEPQTPGTPQAQSGDGSITLTFQPASGLTPKRYLLKGVGSGQTATPSEVGPNGPFTFQVDGGACGTEFSYTVVAEYAGGAASKESKSSAPVRPCVAPGAPQSLKISDNGGGHGAKVSWKAPSGASGVTYKVTWPGGSQSTQSTSQSVTGLENSKQYDVSVSTSNAAGSGAATSGTIDLTPPDVTMNITHNSNDPDPLAIRSDPSTQTGTRAGKFPSNYTGAVTVHCRTTGSSERQPYDNVTSNVWGKISSGYGNGYVADIYLDSRFNSAVWECQ, from the coding sequence ATGCGCCCCACCCGCAACCGCAGTACCGGCTATCTCGCGATCGGCGCGGTCGGCGCCCTCATCGCCACCTCCGTCGCGGTCGGGGTCGGCGCCGCGGGCTCGATCCCGCAGCTCGCGGACATCGGCGCCTGGCTGGGCAGCAGCGGTTCCGGCGAGGCCGCGCACGCCAACGGTCTGACGGGTGACGTGGACGGCAAGGTCAAGCTGCCGGGCATGAACGGCCACTCCGTGACGATCGCGCAGGACGGCAGGACCGTCCTCGTGCTGGACCGGAAGACCGGCAAGGTCGTCCGGATCGACCCCTCGCAGCTCACCGCCGAGCAGTCGACGAACTACGGCACCAGCGGACTGCAGCTCGTCTCCGGCGGCACGTACGCGTATGTGGTGGACGCCGCGAAGGGCACGGTCCAGCGGATCGACCCGGCGCTGACCACCCCGACCGGGGACAAGGTCCAGCTGGGCCCGGGGCTCGGCACCGCGGCCGTCGACTCGCAGGGCACGCTCTGGGTTCCGCAGCCCGCCAAGGGCACCGTCGTCCCGTTCGTGAACGGGGCGAAGAGCGCCGAGGTCAAGGTCGCCGCCCCGGACCACGACCTGGTCCTGACCCTGGCGCAGGGCCGGCCGGTGGTGACCGACCGGACGGACGCCGTCACCAAGGTGCTGACCGTCGCCGGTACCCAGCAGACCTTCAACCTGCAGGGCGGCATCAACGACTCCGCCCCGCTGAAGATCCTGGTGCCCGCCACGACCGACAGCCCGATGGTGCCGATCCTCGCCTCCGACAGCGGCGCGCTCGCGCTCGTCGACGTCACCAGCGGCCAGTCCATCAACGCCAAGGTCCCGATCCAGGGGCACGCGCTGGGCGCGCCGCAGGTGCTGGGCAAGAAGGTGTACATCCCGGACGGGACCACCGGCAGCCTGCTCGTCTACGACACCGCGACCTCGGCGTTCCAGGACTCGGTGAACGTGACGAGGAAGCCGGGCAACCTGGAACTCTTCGTCCGCAACGGCCTGCTGTGGGTCAACGACCAGAACAACAACTCCGCCGCCGTCATCAACGCGGGCGGCGACGTCCACACCATCGGCAAGTACACGGACAAGGTGCCGACGGCCCGGAAGAAGAACGACAAGCCCGTCGAGGACAACGTGCCGTCCTCCCGGCCGACCCACCAGGCGCAGCAGCCGACCCGCCCGGGCAAGGGCCAGGGCGGCAACACCCGGCCGCCGACCCAAGCGCCGGCCACCACGCCGCCGCCGACCCAGGCGCCGCCGGCCACCCCGACGAAGAACTGCGCCATCAACTGGGAGGCGGGCTGCCCCGAACCGCAGACCCCCGGCACCCCACAGGCCCAGTCAGGCGACGGTTCCATCACCCTGACGTTCCAGCCGGCCTCCGGGCTCACCCCCAAGCGCTATCTGCTCAAGGGGGTGGGCAGCGGCCAGACCGCGACGCCGTCCGAGGTCGGCCCGAACGGGCCCTTCACCTTCCAGGTCGACGGCGGCGCCTGCGGTACGGAGTTCAGCTACACGGTCGTCGCGGAGTACGCGGGCGGCGCGGCGAGCAAGGAGTCGAAGTCCTCGGCCCCGGTCCGCCCCTGTGTCGCCCCCGGCGCCCCGCAGAGCCTCAAGATCAGCGACAACGGCGGCGGGCACGGCGCGAAGGTCAGCTGGAAGGCGCCCTCGGGCGCGTCCGGTGTCACCTACAAGGTGACCTGGCCGGGCGGCAGCCAGTCGACGCAGAGCACCAGCCAGTCGGTCACCGGTCTGGAGAACAGCAAGCAGTACGACGTCTCGGTGAGCACCAGCAACGCGGCGGGCTCGGGCGCGGCCACGAGCGGCACGATCGACCTGACGCCGCCGGACGTGACGATGAACATCACGCACAACAGCAACGACCCGGACCCGCTGGCGATCCGCTCCGACCCCAGTACCCAGACCGGCACCCGGGCGGGCAAGTTCCCCTCGAACTACACCGGAGCCGTCACCGTGCACTGCCGGACGACGGGCAGCTCGGAGCGCCAGCCGTACGACAACGTCACCAGCAACGTCTGGGGCAAGATCTCGTCCGGCTACGGAAACGGCTACGTCGCCGACATCTACCTGGACTCACGCTTCAACTCCGCCGTCTGGGAATGCCAGTGA
- a CDS encoding transglutaminaseTgpA domain-containing protein — MSATTRPARTAPLPPQGGGPNWDWAAPAPTGPSAERPKTPVTTRGDGLGRARRLWSLLPVAALLAVSGLGWHRVFSTRDLLPVLAVSVLAPIALSALLSGALSRKGRTGPLWPSVLLTVAAWTGTVWLTMFRDGGPRAIWPALLDAPHAVLTTILPVPGEARLLVLPHAVLWLAAFASAELALRTRTPLLPALPAVLAFGFPLVLGVDGPGSNYPVVAALAALTALLALIRSRVSLSVRGLVLGLPVVLGLTLIASLAGTGLPGMGAAYDPRDAITPPTVRPESISPLDQVAALMRSGDAKVFTVRTAAETNYRLAVLDAYNGTTWSSTAKLARTGGRVPAEHGVDPGKRQEVTQRFTVQSLPGIWLPAADRPSAVTLPDHTELSVDPAAGVLATDRTAPTGFSYTAVSQLPVYDVQRLQYAPAADDPALVELPRTDAADQPIPSVASFTKIAAKATEGSSFPYEQAVKLADWLRASYQFDPRAIPGHTYRGLEFFLTDGKRGTSEQFAASFAVLARTLGLPSRVVVGFRPGTKTGADTWQVTGKDVLAWPEVEFKGIGWVPFYPTPGTTSKDGSSVAPAGQPKDRKTVDQQITDQPRPSAPPKAAGTPRPTAAPAAGTPWWIYAPAGALLLVLGYLLYAAWLPWRRRARRRGAADVRQRVLGAWQQIVDRLTEIGLPATGAHTAEEVAAFGATRVGGAAGEHLPDLARLVNEVGYAGRTPDPASADAAWAHCDAIERVVLRTIPRRDRIGRALRLRRG; from the coding sequence TTGAGCGCCACCACGCGTCCCGCGCGCACCGCGCCGCTGCCGCCGCAGGGCGGCGGCCCGAACTGGGACTGGGCCGCGCCCGCGCCCACCGGGCCGAGCGCCGAACGTCCGAAGACCCCGGTCACGACCCGCGGCGACGGCCTCGGGCGCGCCCGCCGCCTGTGGTCGCTGCTGCCGGTCGCGGCACTGCTCGCCGTCTCCGGCCTGGGCTGGCACCGGGTGTTCAGCACCCGCGACCTGCTGCCGGTGCTCGCGGTGTCCGTCCTCGCGCCGATCGCCCTGTCCGCGCTGCTGTCGGGCGCCCTGTCCCGCAAGGGCCGCACCGGCCCGCTCTGGCCGTCCGTCCTGCTGACGGTCGCCGCCTGGACCGGCACGGTCTGGCTGACGATGTTCCGGGACGGCGGACCGCGCGCCATCTGGCCCGCGCTGCTCGACGCCCCGCACGCCGTCCTGACCACCATCCTTCCCGTCCCCGGCGAAGCGCGGCTGCTGGTGCTGCCGCACGCGGTGCTGTGGCTCGCCGCGTTCGCCTCCGCCGAACTGGCGCTGCGCACCCGCACCCCGCTGCTCCCGGCGCTGCCCGCGGTGCTCGCCTTCGGCTTCCCGCTGGTGCTCGGCGTGGACGGCCCGGGGTCCAACTACCCGGTGGTCGCCGCGCTGGCCGCGCTCACCGCGCTGCTGGCGCTGATCCGGTCGCGGGTGAGCCTGTCCGTCCGCGGGCTGGTGCTCGGGCTGCCGGTGGTTCTCGGCCTGACCCTCATCGCATCGCTGGCCGGGACCGGCCTGCCGGGGATGGGCGCCGCGTACGACCCGCGGGACGCGATCACCCCGCCCACCGTCCGTCCGGAGTCCATCAGTCCGCTGGACCAGGTCGCGGCGCTGATGCGCAGCGGCGACGCCAAGGTCTTCACCGTCCGCACCGCCGCCGAGACCAACTACCGGCTGGCGGTGCTGGACGCGTACAACGGCACCACCTGGTCCAGCACCGCCAAACTGGCCCGCACCGGCGGCCGGGTCCCCGCGGAACACGGCGTCGATCCGGGCAAGCGGCAGGAAGTCACCCAGCGCTTCACCGTCCAGTCGCTGCCCGGCATCTGGCTGCCGGCCGCCGACCGGCCCTCGGCCGTGACGCTGCCGGACCACACGGAACTGTCGGTGGACCCGGCCGCCGGTGTGCTGGCCACCGACCGGACGGCGCCCACCGGCTTCAGCTACACGGCCGTGTCCCAGCTGCCGGTCTACGACGTGCAGCGGCTGCAGTACGCGCCGGCCGCCGACGACCCGGCGCTCGTCGAACTCCCGCGCACCGACGCGGCCGACCAGCCGATCCCGTCCGTCGCGTCCTTCACGAAGATCGCCGCGAAGGCCACCGAAGGGAGCTCGTTCCCGTACGAGCAGGCCGTGAAGCTCGCCGACTGGCTGCGCGCGTCCTACCAGTTCGACCCGCGGGCCATCCCCGGCCACACCTACCGCGGCCTGGAGTTCTTCCTCACCGACGGCAAGCGCGGCACCTCCGAGCAGTTCGCCGCCTCATTCGCGGTGCTCGCCCGCACCCTGGGGCTGCCCTCCCGGGTGGTGGTCGGCTTCCGGCCCGGCACGAAGACCGGCGCCGACACCTGGCAGGTGACGGGCAAGGACGTACTGGCCTGGCCCGAGGTGGAGTTCAAGGGCATCGGCTGGGTCCCCTTCTACCCGACCCCGGGCACCACGTCGAAGGACGGCAGTTCGGTCGCCCCGGCCGGCCAGCCGAAGGACCGCAAGACGGTCGACCAGCAGATCACCGACCAGCCGCGGCCGTCCGCACCGCCCAAGGCCGCCGGCACCCCGCGGCCGACGGCCGCACCGGCCGCCGGCACCCCCTGGTGGATCTACGCCCCGGCCGGCGCCCTGCTGCTCGTCCTCGGCTATCTGCTCTACGCGGCCTGGCTGCCCTGGCGGCGGCGGGCCAGGCGGCGCGGCGCCGCCGACGTACGGCAGCGGGTGCTCGGCGCCTGGCAGCAGATCGTCGACCGGCTCACCGAGATCGGGCTGCCCGCCACCGGGGCGCACACCGCGGAGGAGGTCGCCGCGTTCGGGGCGACCCGGGTGGGCGGCGCCGCCGGCGAGCATCTCCCGGATCTCGCCCGCCTGGTGAACGAGGTCGGCTACGCCGGCCGCACCCCCGACCCGGCGTCGGCCGACGCCGCCTGGGCCCACTGCGACGCCATCGAACGCGTCGTGCTCCGCACCATCCCCAGACGCGACCGGATCGGCCGCGCGCTGCGGCTCCGGAGGGGTTGA
- the mqnC gene encoding cyclic dehypoxanthinyl futalosine synthase: MSDYAAVLDRAAAGGRITPEEALDLYRSAPLHALGSAADAARRLRYAGTEHIATYIIERNINYTNSCVTACKFCAFYAAPQSDKVWTRDIADILRRCAETVELGGTQIMFQGGHHPDYGVEYYEEHFAAIKKAYPQLVIHSLGASEIEHMSRISGVTAEEAIRRIHAAGLDSFAGAGAELLPARPRTAIAPLKESGERWLEIMEIAHNLGVESTSTMLMGTGETNAERIEHLRMIRDVQDRTGGFRAFIPYTYQPENNKLKGQTQATIFEYLRLIAVARLFLDNVAHIQGSWLTVGKEVGQLSLHYGADDLGSIMLEENVVSSAGAKHRSNRMEIIQLIRSAGRVPAQRATTYEHLVVHDDPANDPVNDHAVSHLSSTAIEGGTAHPELKLLAAN; this comes from the coding sequence GTGAGCGATTACGCAGCCGTCCTCGATCGCGCCGCCGCCGGCGGCCGCATCACCCCGGAGGAGGCGCTGGACCTGTATCGCTCCGCCCCGCTGCACGCCCTCGGGTCGGCCGCCGACGCCGCGCGCCGCCTCCGGTACGCGGGCACCGAGCACATCGCGACGTACATCATCGAGCGGAACATCAACTACACGAACTCGTGCGTCACCGCGTGCAAGTTCTGCGCGTTCTACGCCGCGCCGCAGAGCGACAAGGTCTGGACGCGCGACATCGCGGACATCCTGCGCCGCTGCGCGGAGACCGTCGAGCTGGGCGGCACCCAGATCATGTTCCAGGGCGGCCACCACCCGGACTACGGCGTCGAGTACTACGAGGAGCACTTCGCCGCGATCAAGAAGGCGTACCCGCAGCTGGTCATCCACTCGCTGGGCGCGTCCGAGATCGAGCACATGTCCCGCATCTCCGGGGTGACGGCCGAGGAAGCGATCCGGCGGATCCACGCCGCGGGCCTCGACTCCTTCGCGGGCGCGGGCGCCGAGCTGCTCCCGGCCCGGCCGCGTACCGCCATCGCGCCGCTCAAGGAGTCGGGCGAGCGCTGGCTGGAGATCATGGAGATCGCGCACAACCTGGGCGTCGAGTCGACGTCCACGATGCTGATGGGCACCGGCGAGACCAACGCCGAGCGCATCGAGCACCTGCGCATGATCCGTGACGTGCAGGACCGTACGGGCGGCTTCCGCGCCTTCATCCCGTACACCTACCAGCCGGAGAACAACAAGCTGAAGGGACAGACGCAGGCCACGATCTTCGAGTACCTGCGGCTGATCGCGGTCGCCCGGCTCTTCCTGGACAACGTCGCCCACATCCAGGGCTCCTGGCTCACCGTGGGCAAGGAGGTCGGCCAGCTCTCACTGCACTACGGGGCGGACGACCTCGGCTCGATCATGCTGGAGGAGAACGTGGTCTCCTCGGCCGGCGCCAAGCACCGCTCGAACCGGATGGAGATCATCCAGCTGATCCGCTCGGCCGGCCGGGTGCCCGCGCAGCGCGCGACCACCTACGAGCACCTCGTCGTGCACGACGACCCGGCGAACGACCCGGTCAACGACCACGCCGTCTCGCACCTGTCGTCGACGGCGATCGAGGGCGGCACGGCGCACCCCGAGCTGAAGCTGCTCGCCGCCAACTGA